The genomic segment CGACATTGGACCAGCAAGCAAGTACCGGGCTAACTGGTAATCATCGGCCGACGCGATCAGCCGGGCTTCGGAATCAAATTGCCGCTGATACTGATGCAATAACGTGCTGGCCCGTACCATCGATATCAATTGCGGGAATGCCCGCCGTACTTCGACGCGATCAAAGCCGAACAATTCGCCTAGTCGCGGCGCATAGGGAATCACGATCGGCCACTGCTTCAACATCCGCTGCGCTGCATGATGCCGCTCGACAATCCGCTGCTCGTCCCCAGTTGCCGCACCGCCGCCGTAGCCAGCCGCCAGCCGTTGCACGATTCGCTGTGTCTGTTTCGGTTGCTCATCGGTGTGAAGCAACACACAGCGGTTTGCGTCTTCTTCAAAGATATTCGTCAACGTAGTCGATTCAATGAATGCGATCGGGCCATCTTGTTGAATCAACTTCGTTTCCATCCGATTGCCTTCTTTCAAGGGAATGAGCTGCGATAGTCGTCCCTCGGAAAGTATTTCACGCAAGGCTCGCGTCGCCTCGGCCGTATCATCATTCTCAACCCGCGATCGTTCGCCGGCCACAATAAACCGATGTGACAACGAATCAGGCGGCATGTAGAACAGCGATTGCGGAGTTTGCTGCGTTGCCATCAAAACCGCTTCGGCCGGAAACAGCGATGTCGTCTTCCGGATCAGATAGCTTTTGCCTGATGCCGTCGGCCCTTTCACGATCGCCGCCAATGGTGAATCGAGTAGCCGCGACGTTCCAACCAGATAAATGGTCGCTGTCAGTTGACGCTCGCCGGCCACGCCCAGCGCCGCCACATCATCAACACTCCGTTTCAACAAGTTCCGATCTTCAAGCATTGCCCGTGCTTCGGCACGTGAGAATTTCGACATTCCAGCCAGCAGTTGCTCAGGATCGCCGCGGCCATTGTCTGCTGATTTTTTCGTTGCGGGTTTCGCAAGATCCGCAGCCAGACAAATCAATTTCTTTGTCACCTCATCACGATCAATACCCTCGCGCCCGTCACAAATCGCATCGACAAATGCGTCACGGTCTTTTGGTTTGGTCAGATTCAGCGTGCGGCATTCGATCACTTCGCGGCCCAACGAGACCGTTACCGTCGCCGAACCGTTTCGACCACCCCGGAGGCCTTCAATCCTCAGTCCGTCCATGCGGCACCTACCTTCCTGGTCGTGATGTTCAACTTCCCTACCGGCGCTGGCGCAATCAGCTTGTTGGGATGTGAGCGGCAGGGCCGTCTTGTTGGGAGTGCTACTTCGCATCGTCGCCCCCTTGCCGCCTTCGTGCGGCCTTGGGGCAACCGTCGGCAATCCATTGTTCAATCACCGATCGCGGCCAGCGAACCAGCGAACCCAGTTTGATCGGCCTAGGCATTCGGCCGGCGTCAGAAAGCCGGTAGACGTGCCGTGTCGAGCAGTCGAGCAACCCGGCGACGGCCTGCACATCGAGCAGCTTTGCCGGCGAGTCGGCCGGCGGTGATTGACTTGATATCAGATTCCCCATGAATCGAGTTCACGATAGGCCAACACGGTTGCGGCCTGACGTGTCGAATCATCGGGTGTCAATCTAATCGGAGCGAATCGTTGAAAGCGTTGATTCAACGGTTTCGTTCAACGCTTCGGAAGGCTTGGAACGAAATAGTACACCTTTGATTTCCGCGTTCCTTGTCGTCGCCAGCGTCGCCCGTCGCGGTCAACTCCGAACATTTCATCGGACATTTTGCGTCCACCTTTTGAAGCGGCTCGGTAATTGCGTAATGTCTTAACCGGCAACCCGAGTTTCTTTCGTTTTTTTGGCGAGCTGCAATCCATTCAACGCTTTCGGTATCCAACTTGGGCGTTTCCCGCTCAATCTCTTCAATAACTTGTTGATTCGTTGCCGCTTTAGCTTGCTCGGTTTCCTGTTGTCTCGCCTCCCGGCCCGCTTGTAAGCTGCGGTTGAAGTCGCGTATCTGCTTTAGCTTGTTCAGCTTGGCGTTCGTCTCGGATTTGCCCGTTGTTTGCTTCGCCCGCTGCATTTGTGGCAGCGAAACCGGCTGTTTCAGAACCGCTTCCAGTAGCGCCAGTTCGCGGGGCGACAATTCGGCATCGTCCGGCCCGGCAAGTAGGCGGTCTGTCAATCCGTCCGCCGTGGAGGGCGTTAGCCGCCGTTGGATCGGGTACTGCATCAAGATCGTCTTCACGTACTCGGCCGCTGTGCGCATGGCCTCAAGCCAATCTGGTAGCTCTGTCGCATCATTCGGTTCGTCGGGGAGTCCGTTCAGCGCCACTTCGGTCCCGTTCGCCTCAACGGTCTCTCCCGCCTTTCGCAGCCATGCAGCAGCTTGGCGTGACGATTCCCGCCAGCCGCCCCGCAACGCGAATTGAAGGGCAGCCCACCCCTCATCGCTCATCGGCTCGCCGGGTAACGCAGCAAGGGCCTCTGCTTGTTCGTCTGTGATGAGTTGAAAGCAGTTGGGCTTTAGTCCGGCAAGCGCCTTCTCTTGCTTCTCTGTAAGCTGAACGGGCTTTCCTCGCCCGTCCACTTCCGGGGGCGTCTTGTCAGCTGCCATCAAGTCGTACAACTCGGACAGTTCGCTTTCGACCTTCTCCCGCTCTTCCAGCCCCGTCAAGAAGTAGTCGATGTCATCAACCGCTTGCTCAAGATGTGGGTGGATCGCCTCAAACTCAGATGGTCGCATAAGAAGTCGCCTTTTTGTCCGGGCCGATTCCATCGCGACGATGCAAAAGGCGAAGCATCCATCGCGCTAGAACCGCTTGGCCTGTCCGTTTGCAACCGGATTGGCCGTCCCGATTCTACCAGTTTACAGCCAAGTGGCCCGATTGTGTACGCAATCGCACCTCGAAGCTGATGGCACTGGCGATCCGGTTCAAGCAGATGGTGTTGGACGGCGTGGTGGCCAATCAGGCGGCGCGGGCCCGGTTGGGGCACGTCAGCCGGGTGCGGGTGACACAGATCATGAATCTGCTGAATTTGGCGCCGCATATTCAGGAGGCAATATTGTTCTTGCCGCCGGTGGAGCAGGGGAAGGATGCGGTGACGGAGCGGGAATTGCGACAGATTGCGGTAGATTTGAATTGGCGGCGGCAGCGCAGAATTTGGAATGGCATTCGTGGCAGTTACGAAAAGCGATGTCGATGAGCGAGCGTGTGATGGAACAAACCGCATGCAAAAACATACGTAATCGCCAAATCACGACTGGATCGACACTACCACTTAACCAGTGGTACCATTACCGGGGGCAGGTCATCAGGTCGCGCGTTCTGCTCTCTTGCCCATAAGCTGCATTTGGGGGACAATATCAAGGTAGACCTATTTTCTAATTTGAGCCCCAACTAAGCCTAATGTATCGAATTCCACGTGTAGTTCAAAAACTCGTAATAGCCGGCTTCGCCGTTCTTATCGCAATGCCGCTGGTTGCGCAGGAGCCAAAAGCAACCACCAACGGCCCAGCAACTGAGAAGAACAAGGATGTGAATGCGACGTTGACTTTGGGGGAGGTCGAATCGAAGCTGGCTGCGATCGAATCGGATCCCGGGATCGACGACGTCGTGAAGAACCAGCTTCAGTCGATATACACGCAAGCTATCGAAGCTCTTCGGGAGGCCGATAACAATACCGCCCGTGTGGCGGAATACCGCGAATCGATGATGGACGTGGCGGAGAGTGTCGCGGGATTTCAGGCCCAGTTGCGGGCACTTCCTACGATCGCCGATGTGTCCCAAGTGGGCCAAACTGGGAACGCCAATAAGCTCAAACAGGAGGTTGAACGACAGCGTGCCGTCGCGACTGAGTTGACCGATGAACGATCAAGAATCTCGTCGGAATTGACGCGCCTTTTGGGACGACCTGCCGAAATTAGCGTTCGGCTTCCCGAGGTTCAGCGAGAGTTGTCAGAAATCAATGCAGCGTTTGCAGCACCCGAAATCGCTGCAGCAGCATCGCCGCGGCGGATCGCCAACCGCGTGTTGCTGCAGGCCAGGCAAAAGCAACTCAGTAGTGAGTTGGAGATGCTCAAACAAGAGCAATTAAGTCAGTCTGCGCGCGAGGAACGGCTCGTAGCGCGAAAGGAGTTACTGGCACGCCAGGTCGAAAACGCTGTGGCGGTTTTGAAGGCGCAGGAGCGTTTGTTTCAACAAAGTCTAGCCAACAAGTCGCGCCGCCTTAGCGAGCGTGTAG from the Symmachiella macrocystis genome contains:
- a CDS encoding helix-turn-helix transcriptional regulator; translation: MGNLISSQSPPADSPAKLLDVQAVAGLLDCSTRHVYRLSDAGRMPRPIKLGSLVRWPRSVIEQWIADGCPKAARRRQGGDDAK